The proteins below come from a single Rhodanobacter sp. LX-99 genomic window:
- a CDS encoding riboflavin synthase — MFTGIIQSVGRIARLEPRGGDVRLHVDTASLDLADVQLGDSIAVSGVCLTAIALEPRGFSADVSNETLSLTSLGQLKPGDPVNLEKALRLADRLGGHLVSGHVDGLGKVVSITPDGRSQRWTFEVPAAISRYIAAKGSVCIDGTSLTVNEVAGSRFGVNLIPHTVGHTAFHARRAGDAVNIEVDVVARYIERLLSSGETPRLDEAFLKQHGFA, encoded by the coding sequence ATGTTCACCGGCATCATCCAGTCCGTGGGCCGCATCGCGCGGCTCGAACCGCGAGGCGGCGACGTGCGCCTGCATGTCGATACCGCGAGCCTCGACCTTGCCGACGTGCAGTTGGGCGATTCGATCGCCGTGTCCGGCGTGTGCCTCACCGCGATCGCGCTGGAACCGCGCGGCTTCAGCGCCGATGTCTCCAACGAGACGCTGTCGCTGACCTCGCTGGGCCAGCTCAAGCCGGGCGACCCGGTGAACCTGGAGAAGGCGCTGCGCCTGGCCGACCGGCTCGGCGGGCACCTGGTTTCCGGCCATGTCGATGGCCTCGGCAAAGTGGTCTCGATCACCCCGGACGGGCGCTCGCAGCGCTGGACGTTCGAGGTGCCGGCGGCGATCTCGCGCTACATCGCGGCGAAAGGCTCGGTGTGCATCGACGGTACCAGCCTCACCGTCAACGAAGTCGCCGGGTCGCGATTTGGCGTCAACCTGATCCCGCACACGGTCGGGCACACCGCGTTCCACGCGCGCCGCGCGGGCGACGCGGTGAACATCGAAGTGGACGTGGTGGCGCGCTACATCGAACGGCTGCTGTCCAGCGGCGAGACGCCGCGGCTGGACGAGGCCTTTCTCAAGCAGCACGGTTTCGCCTGA
- a CDS encoding N-acyl homoserine lactonase family protein, with translation MRLLPSLHRVARGLLPLLLVAFAAFAQAGGARPGIRVYVLDCGRIDARDMGMFDDSGALDGKPGTMSVPCFLIRHPKGILLWETGLGDAIADRPNGIDFAPGIHGSVRVNLVDQLKALGLKLSDIDYLAFSHWHIDHTGNAHLFGNATWILQRRELAAATGPTPPPFESLAAVSAYRNARIRLVDGDTDVFGDGSVRLLLLPGHTPGHQALQLRLPHAGVVLLSGDLYHSREARRLRRVPKVNVDRAATLASMERFEAIAARTHARVVIQHDPRDVALLPHFPAYLH, from the coding sequence ATGCGCTTGCTCCCTTCCCTCCACCGCGTCGCGCGCGGCCTGCTGCCCCTGTTGCTGGTGGCGTTTGCCGCGTTCGCCCAAGCCGGCGGCGCACGGCCCGGCATCCGCGTATACGTGCTCGATTGCGGCCGCATCGACGCGCGCGACATGGGCATGTTCGACGACAGCGGCGCGCTGGACGGCAAGCCGGGCACCATGTCGGTGCCGTGCTTCCTGATCCGCCACCCGAAAGGCATCCTGTTGTGGGAAACCGGCCTGGGCGACGCCATCGCCGACCGCCCGAACGGCATCGACTTTGCCCCCGGCATCCATGGCAGCGTGCGGGTCAACCTGGTCGACCAGCTCAAGGCGCTGGGCCTGAAACTGTCCGACATCGACTACCTGGCGTTCTCGCACTGGCACATCGACCACACCGGCAACGCCCATCTGTTCGGCAACGCCACCTGGATACTGCAGCGCCGGGAGCTGGCCGCCGCGACCGGCCCCACACCGCCGCCGTTCGAATCACTGGCAGCAGTCAGCGCATACAGGAACGCCAGGATCCGTCTCGTCGATGGCGACACGGATGTCTTCGGCGACGGCAGCGTGCGCTTGCTGTTGCTGCCCGGCCACACGCCCGGCCATCAGGCGTTGCAGCTGCGCCTGCCGCACGCCGGCGTGGTGCTGCTCAGCGGCGACCTCTACCACAGCCGCGAAGCCCGCCGGTTGCGGCGCGTACCCAAGGTCAACGTCGACCGCGCCGCCACGCTGGCATCGATGGAGCGATTCGAAGCGATCGCCGCGCGGACGCATGCGCGGGTGGTAATCCAGCATGATCCGCGTGACGTCGCCCTGCTGCCGCACTTCCCCGCTTACCTGCATTGA
- the ribBA gene encoding bifunctional 3,4-dihydroxy-2-butanone-4-phosphate synthase/GTP cyclohydrolase II: protein MTFNTIPEILEDIRAGRMVVILDDEDRENEGDLIMAAQMVRPEDVNFMVREARGLLCLTLTEQRTRQLGLRPMVSDNTSVYHTNFTVSIEAAEGVTTGISAHDRARTIQVAVKSDAKPQDLSQPGHIFPLTAQPGGVLTRAGHTEAGCDLAALAGLEPSAVLIEILHEDGSMARRPELEIFAQKHGLKIGTIAELIRYRLETEKTVQRVHEEDVDTEFGPFRLVAYRDAIRRGLHYALVRGKVGDGAPVLTRVHVRNTLSDVLHLKRDDLGLTVTSALRRIADEDRGVLLVLSGEDTPEALLARLNRQPSKQAPQEAQQQEWRQLGLGAQILVDLGVHHLRVLGTPRKMVGLGGFGLEVVEYV from the coding sequence ATGACCTTCAACACCATTCCCGAAATCCTCGAAGACATCCGCGCCGGCCGCATGGTCGTCATCCTCGACGACGAGGACCGCGAGAACGAGGGCGACCTGATCATGGCGGCGCAGATGGTGCGGCCGGAGGACGTCAACTTCATGGTGCGCGAGGCGCGCGGCCTGCTGTGTCTCACGCTCACCGAGCAGCGCACGCGCCAGCTCGGCCTGCGCCCGATGGTCAGCGACAACACCTCGGTCTACCACACCAACTTCACCGTCTCGATCGAGGCGGCCGAGGGCGTCACCACCGGCATCTCGGCGCACGACCGCGCGCGCACGATCCAGGTGGCGGTGAAGTCCGACGCGAAGCCGCAGGACCTGTCGCAGCCGGGCCACATCTTCCCGCTCACCGCGCAGCCCGGCGGCGTGCTGACCCGCGCCGGCCACACCGAGGCCGGCTGCGACCTGGCCGCGCTGGCCGGGCTGGAGCCTTCGGCGGTGCTGATCGAGATCCTGCACGAGGACGGTTCGATGGCGCGGCGGCCGGAGCTGGAAATCTTCGCGCAGAAGCACGGCCTGAAGATCGGCACCATCGCCGAGCTGATCCGCTATCGCCTGGAGACCGAGAAGACCGTGCAGCGCGTGCACGAGGAAGACGTGGACACCGAGTTCGGCCCGTTCCGCCTGGTCGCCTACCGCGACGCGATCCGCCGTGGCCTGCACTACGCGCTGGTGCGCGGCAAGGTCGGCGACGGCGCGCCGGTGCTGACCCGCGTGCACGTGCGCAACACCCTGTCCGACGTGCTGCACCTGAAACGCGACGACCTCGGCCTCACCGTGACCTCGGCGTTGCGCCGCATCGCCGACGAGGACCGCGGCGTGCTGCTGGTGCTGTCCGGCGAGGACACCCCGGAGGCGCTGCTGGCCCGGCTCAACCGTCAGCCCAGCAAGCAGGCGCCGCAAGAGGCGCAGCAGCAGGAGTGGCGCCAGCTCGGTCTCGGCGCGCAGATCCTGGTCGACCTCGGCGTGCACCATCTGCGCGTGCTGGGTACGCCGCGCAAGATGGTGGGGCTGGGCGGGTTCGGGCTGGAAGTGGTGGAGTACGTGTAA
- a CDS encoding NAD(P)-dependent alcohol dehydrogenase produces the protein MRAIQLSAFGLDHLDPVDLPAPRPGPHEVLVRMEAASLNFRDQMLVNGDLYRGVPLPIVPVSDGAGTVLEVGEAVARFKPGDRVTTFYKSRWIAGAMRPEWEGAEIGGPFDGVMRELACFDQYSLARAPTHLSSLQAATLPIAALTAWQVLETARVTTGQTVLLLGTGGVSLFALQFARLRGARAIVLSSSDEKLERAKALGADVGINYKTHPRWGARVREASGGAGVDVVVETIGAATLAQSLEAVRMHGTVAILGWIGGNEARLPLTPVVLKRIRLQGISVAPLEAHERMVAAIEATGLEPVIDHVYGFGQLREAFEHLAAGRHFGKLAIGFDR, from the coding sequence ATGCGTGCCATCCAGCTTTCCGCGTTCGGCCTGGACCATCTCGATCCGGTCGACCTGCCCGCCCCGCGCCCCGGCCCCCACGAGGTGCTGGTACGAATGGAGGCCGCCTCGCTCAACTTCCGCGACCAGATGCTGGTCAACGGCGATCTCTACCGCGGCGTGCCGTTGCCGATCGTGCCGGTGTCCGACGGTGCCGGCACGGTGCTGGAGGTCGGCGAAGCGGTGGCTCGCTTCAAGCCCGGCGACCGCGTCACCACGTTCTACAAGTCGCGCTGGATCGCCGGCGCCATGCGACCGGAATGGGAGGGCGCGGAAATCGGCGGCCCGTTCGACGGCGTGATGCGCGAGCTGGCCTGCTTCGACCAGTACTCGCTGGCACGCGCGCCCACACACTTGTCCAGCCTGCAGGCGGCCACTCTGCCGATCGCCGCGCTCACCGCGTGGCAAGTGCTGGAAACGGCCCGCGTCACCACCGGCCAGACCGTGCTGTTGCTGGGCACCGGCGGCGTCTCGCTGTTTGCGCTGCAGTTCGCCAGGCTGCGCGGGGCGCGGGCGATCGTGCTTTCGTCAAGTGACGAAAAACTCGAACGGGCCAAGGCACTGGGCGCCGACGTCGGCATCAACTACAAGACCCACCCGCGGTGGGGTGCACGAGTGCGCGAGGCAAGCGGCGGCGCAGGCGTGGACGTGGTGGTCGAGACGATCGGCGCGGCCACCCTGGCGCAATCGCTGGAAGCGGTGCGCATGCACGGCACGGTGGCCATCCTGGGCTGGATCGGCGGCAACGAGGCGAGATTGCCGCTGACCCCGGTGGTGCTCAAGCGCATACGCCTGCAGGGCATCTCGGTGGCGCCGCTGGAAGCGCACGAACGGATGGTGGCCGCCATCGAGGCCACCGGCCTGGAGCCGGTGATCGACCACGTCTACGGCTTCGGCCAGTTGCGCGAGGCGTTCGAACACCTCGCCGCCGGCCGCCACTTCGGCAAGCTCGCCATCGGCTTCGATCGCTGA
- a CDS encoding LysR family transcriptional regulator, which produces MNQSFDLTPTRLRELRAFAAAARRLNFSRAALEVGCTPSVLSRRIAALEEAVGARLFLRTTRRMALTARGEQLQAQWQRMEMVMTELAAGLRPPGGELAGRLCIHLPSNYGRYRVAPLLAGFLREHPAVRIEAVYDDAYVDMVVGKVDLAVRVGRLADVQLVARRVATMRYFPCASPAYLAVAPPLDDPAQFKAHRCITFTGYRRGTLWSFSRRRQRRSVRIEPVLSCNDAQAIRDAVLAGVGIGLQGDYMADALVAAGRLVEPLPDWQLPAFPVHLLWLPGADRTPALRALIDHLAAGLAQA; this is translated from the coding sequence ATGAATCAATCTTTCGATCTCACGCCGACCCGCCTGCGCGAACTGCGCGCGTTCGCCGCCGCCGCGCGGCGGCTGAACTTTTCGCGGGCGGCACTGGAGGTCGGCTGCACGCCGTCGGTGCTGAGCCGGCGCATCGCGGCGCTGGAGGAGGCGGTCGGCGCACGGCTGTTCCTGCGCACCACGCGGCGCATGGCGCTGACCGCACGCGGCGAGCAGTTGCAGGCGCAGTGGCAGCGCATGGAAATGGTGATGACCGAGCTGGCCGCCGGCTTGCGGCCGCCCGGCGGGGAGCTTGCCGGGCGCCTGTGCATCCACTTGCCGTCCAACTACGGCCGTTACCGCGTGGCGCCGCTGCTGGCCGGCTTCCTGCGCGAGCATCCCGCGGTACGCATCGAGGCGGTGTACGACGATGCCTATGTCGACATGGTGGTCGGCAAGGTCGACCTGGCCGTGCGCGTAGGTCGCCTGGCCGACGTGCAACTGGTGGCGCGGCGGGTGGCCACGATGCGCTACTTCCCCTGCGCCTCGCCCGCCTATCTCGCCGTGGCGCCGCCGCTCGACGACCCGGCCCAGTTCAAGGCGCACCGCTGCATCACGTTCACCGGCTATCGCCGGGGCACCTTGTGGTCGTTTTCCCGGCGGCGCCAGCGGCGTTCGGTGCGCATCGAGCCGGTACTGAGCTGCAATGATGCGCAGGCGATCCGCGATGCCGTGCTCGCCGGCGTGGGCATCGGCCTGCAGGGCGACTACATGGCCGATGCGCTGGTGGCTGCGGGCCGCCTGGTCGAGCCGCTGCCGGATTGGCAACTGCCCGCCTTCCCGGTGCACCTGTTGTGGTTGCCCGGCGCGGATCGCACGCCGGCGCTGCGTGCGCTGATCGACCATCTGGCTGCCGGGCTGGCACAGGCTTGA